One window of the Candidatus Zixiibacteriota bacterium genome contains the following:
- the dnaK gene encoding chaperone Hsp70, co-chaperone with DnaJ (Evidence 2a : Function from experimental evidences in other organisms; Product type f : factor), producing the protein MGKIIGIDLGTTNSCVAVIEGKDPVVIANSEGSRTTPSVVAIDKNGERLAGQVAKRQAVTNPLNTIFSVKRFMGRKFEEVRSEAGNYPYRVSADNNGNAVIEMAGKKYPPQEISAMVLTKMKKTAEDFLGQKVTEAVITVPAYFNDSQRQATKDAGKIAGLEVKRIINEPTAAALAYGLDKKNVGKVAVYDLGGGTFDISILELSDGVFEVLSTNGDTHLGGDDFDKRIIDWLVDEFRKSDGIDLSRDPMALQRLKEAAEKAKIELSSTMETSINLPFITADQNGPRHLNLSLTRARFEQLVDDLLQRSIEPCRKAVADAKLQFADINEVILVGGMTRMPKVVELVRNLFGREPNRSVNPDEVVAVGAAIQGGVLTGDVRDVLLLDVTPLSLGIETLGGVATKLIDRNTTIPTRKSQVFSTAADGQTAVDIHVLQGEREMAIDNKTIGKFILDGIPPAPRGVPQIEVTFDIDANGILNVTAKDMATGKSQNVRIEASSGLSSAEIDKMVNDAKQHETEDKEKRHRVDVRNGAEASLFQAEKNLKEFGDKIDSEQKAKIEAAINRVREAMKGENLSEMEASIDALNQLWQAAAASMYQKSTAGATPGTGQADGSSSADDKRSGGTVDADYEVVN; encoded by the coding sequence ATGGGAAAAATAATAGGCATAGATTTGGGGACGACCAACTCCTGCGTGGCCGTCATCGAGGGGAAGGACCCGGTGGTAATCGCCAATTCCGAAGGGAGTCGGACGACGCCATCGGTCGTGGCGATTGACAAGAATGGGGAACGTCTAGCGGGCCAGGTGGCGAAACGTCAGGCGGTGACTAATCCCTTGAACACGATATTTTCGGTTAAGCGGTTTATGGGCCGCAAGTTCGAGGAAGTGCGGAGTGAAGCCGGAAATTATCCTTATCGGGTTTCCGCTGATAATAACGGCAACGCTGTAATCGAAATGGCGGGGAAAAAGTATCCGCCGCAGGAAATTTCGGCAATGGTTCTGACCAAGATGAAAAAGACCGCGGAAGACTTTCTCGGTCAGAAAGTGACCGAAGCGGTAATTACGGTCCCGGCTTATTTCAATGACAGCCAGCGGCAGGCGACTAAAGATGCCGGAAAGATCGCGGGCCTGGAAGTGAAAAGGATTATCAATGAGCCGACAGCGGCGGCTCTGGCCTATGGACTGGATAAAAAAAACGTCGGCAAAGTCGCCGTGTATGATTTGGGCGGCGGGACCTTTGATATATCCATTCTGGAATTATCGGACGGCGTTTTTGAAGTTCTGTCAACCAACGGCGATACCCATCTCGGCGGCGATGATTTCGATAAGAGGATAATCGACTGGCTTGTGGATGAATTCAGGAAATCGGACGGCATTGATCTGTCCCGCGACCCAATGGCGCTTCAGCGCCTGAAAGAAGCGGCCGAAAAGGCCAAAATTGAATTGTCGTCGACAATGGAGACATCGATCAACCTTCCTTTTATCACCGCCGATCAGAACGGGCCGAGGCATCTGAATTTGAGTTTGACCAGGGCCAGGTTCGAGCAATTGGTCGATGACCTCCTTCAGCGCAGTATTGAGCCGTGCCGCAAGGCCGTGGCCGATGCCAAACTTCAATTCGCCGATATCAATGAGGTCATTCTTGTCGGCGGTATGACACGGATGCCGAAAGTGGTGGAACTGGTCCGGAATCTTTTCGGGCGGGAGCCGAACCGGAGTGTCAACCCGGATGAGGTGGTGGCGGTCGGAGCGGCCATCCAGGGCGGGGTGCTGACCGGCGACGTCAGGGATGTCCTCCTGCTTGATGTGACGCCGTTGTCGCTGGGGATTGAAACGCTCGGCGGCGTGGCGACAAAATTAATTGACAGGAATACGACCATTCCGACCCGCAAATCGCAGGTGTTTTCGACCGCGGCTGACGGGCAGACCGCCGTAGATATTCATGTGCTTCAGGGCGAGCGGGAAATGGCGATCGACAATAAAACCATCGGCAAGTTCATTCTTGACGGCATCCCGCCGGCACCGCGCGGCGTTCCGCAGATCGAGGTCACATTCGATATTGATGCCAACGGGATATTGAATGTTACGGCGAAAGATATGGCGACCGGGAAATCGCAGAATGTCAGGATTGAGGCTTCTTCCGGTTTGAGCAGTGCCGAAATTGACAAGATGGTGAATGATGCCAAACAGCATGAGACGGAAGACAAGGAGAAACGTCATCGGGTCGATGTCCGCAATGGCGCGGAGGCGTCGCTTTTCCAAGCCGAGAAAAATCTTAAAGAATTCGGCGACAAAATTGACTCGGAACAGAAGGCCAAGATCGAGGCGGCCATCAACCGGGTCAGGGAGGCCATGAAGGGCGAAAACCTGTCTGAAATGGAAGCGTCAATTGATGCCTTAAACCAACTATGGCAGGCCGCGGCGGCTTCGATGTACCAGAAATCGACGGCCGGCGCGACGCCGGGTACCGGACAGGCGGACGGATCGTCGTCGGCCGACGATAAGCGGTCCGGCGGAACAGTTGACGCCGATTATGAAGTGGTGAACTGA
- a CDS encoding conserved hypothetical protein (Evidence 4 : Unknown function but conserved in other organisms), producing MALVRYNPNRMMNEFSKDFDSVIDSFFGFPSVRSSNNWAFVPRVDIIEDKDHMKIVAEIPGMEKEDVKVFVEDGVLTISGERKAVEKKEEALYVRCELSSGSFSRSFTLPEHIDSEKIAADYKNGLLTITMPKLEKAKPKEIKVDVK from the coding sequence ATGGCTCTCGTAAGATACAACCCTAACCGGATGATGAATGAATTCAGCAAGGATTTTGATTCCGTAATCGATTCGTTCTTTGGTTTTCCTTCGGTTCGTTCGTCCAATAATTGGGCCTTTGTGCCGCGCGTCGACATCATCGAAGACAAGGATCATATGAAGATTGTCGCCGAGATTCCGGGGATGGAGAAAGAGGATGTGAAGGTATTCGTGGAAGACGGTGTTCTGACCATCAGTGGGGAGCGGAAAGCGGTGGAGAAGAAGGAAGAGGCCTTGTACGTCAGGTGCGAACTCAGTTCCGGCTCGTTCTCGCGTTCTTTTACGCTTCCGGAGCATATCGACAGCGAGAAGATTGCCGCTGATTATAAGAACGGTCTTCTGACCATCACGATGCCGAAACTGGAAAAGGCCAAGCCGAAAGAAATTAAAGTTGATGTGAAGTAA
- a CDS encoding hypothetical protein (Evidence 5 : Unknown function): MEEHNFSENDLTTNLNLLSQEIIRELYMAAKKVAVYSAAHPLIQKTAGRPFFLIDKVFRFKRYFHLHISSGNLYALNIKIKPSVFTEQIMEYMTFLDITDITVASGITVQQLILFLERFARRLPAVDSQNLMAQYLEKHDIDCIKINGESGYYLFEYGKKFQGDVPGDFSVRGIVGNIAGDNFERLSDLLVFDNIGEEQYIRRFQHDYCPRLVRYLIPEKIATFSRDFLIAKLSDIFGRTFQQGIIETPDQAPPDESRRLQGFIQALNYHPEREEILSQLNNILSSRGVPRVLYNELLPAASVIKFDSSGKIDEFLDTIFNKSYQKEPLENFQDYYSRLLRTGQQGKANSVITLLIEYLASDDLDARRNALALLHLVLDSSRQFSAIFLVEHITERIDEYITSGRETFEFAELLWDVAQVYVGERQYARLAGLCRILEKKCQRVNGIPTFESIAVKKAVSDLNRREIINQLIWELMEGQGGNFADIKTILVTIGSEEAAFALSTIISHQSRQVRQYVLKILSEFGKAAVNVFARIMDDNKNFEREPDRKELPDEKWYLIRNSIFVIGALQDKEGCSALRLRISDPDSRVRREIITALEKIGGEEAADLLMILAEDSDREVREAAVIAIGLIGRQEIVPELIDLALRNHSEIIRLIGTLGKLGGEQARKFLSDILTDVQLQSALTGNRSSREELKLATLKALGKIGDKASLEKIKEFTDSLSSSQKVFFGGSKLGKVAEGILNRHES; this comes from the coding sequence ATGGAAGAACATAATTTTTCCGAGAATGATCTGACCACCAATCTGAATCTGTTATCACAGGAAATTATTCGTGAATTATATATGGCCGCCAAGAAGGTCGCGGTTTATTCCGCGGCTCACCCCCTGATACAAAAGACGGCGGGCCGGCCTTTTTTCCTCATCGACAAGGTTTTTCGCTTCAAGCGATATTTTCATCTTCATATCAGTTCGGGGAACCTCTATGCGCTTAATATCAAGATAAAGCCGTCGGTTTTCACCGAACAGATAATGGAGTATATGACCTTTCTGGATATAACGGATATTACGGTCGCGTCGGGAATAACCGTCCAGCAGTTAATACTGTTTTTGGAGCGATTCGCCCGAAGACTGCCGGCGGTGGATTCCCAGAACCTGATGGCCCAATATCTGGAAAAACACGACATCGACTGCATTAAAATAAACGGAGAATCCGGCTATTACCTGTTCGAGTATGGGAAAAAATTTCAAGGGGATGTCCCGGGTGATTTTTCAGTTCGGGGAATCGTAGGGAATATTGCGGGTGATAATTTTGAACGGCTGTCGGATTTGTTGGTTTTTGACAATATCGGTGAAGAACAATATATTCGACGATTCCAACATGACTATTGCCCGCGACTCGTCCGATATCTGATTCCCGAAAAGATAGCGACATTTTCAAGAGATTTTCTGATCGCGAAATTGAGTGATATTTTCGGAAGGACCTTCCAGCAAGGCATTATTGAAACCCCGGATCAGGCCCCGCCCGATGAATCCAGGCGTCTTCAGGGATTCATACAGGCCCTGAATTATCATCCGGAACGGGAAGAGATTCTATCCCAGTTAAACAATATTCTCAGCAGTCGCGGCGTGCCCAGAGTATTATACAATGAATTGTTGCCGGCTGCGAGTGTCATAAAATTCGACTCATCGGGCAAGATTGATGAATTTCTGGACACGATATTCAACAAGAGTTATCAGAAGGAACCGCTGGAGAACTTTCAGGATTACTACAGCCGTCTTCTGCGGACCGGTCAGCAGGGAAAAGCCAATTCGGTAATCACGCTGCTGATTGAGTACCTGGCGAGCGATGATCTTGACGCGCGCCGCAATGCGTTGGCCCTTCTGCATCTCGTGCTCGATTCCTCCCGGCAATTCAGCGCAATCTTTCTGGTTGAACATATAACCGAAAGAATTGACGAGTATATCACCTCGGGACGGGAAACGTTCGAATTCGCGGAACTTCTCTGGGATGTGGCGCAGGTCTATGTCGGAGAAAGACAGTATGCAAGGCTGGCCGGATTATGCCGGATATTGGAGAAAAAATGCCAGCGTGTAAATGGAATTCCGACCTTTGAATCGATTGCGGTGAAGAAGGCGGTTTCGGACCTCAACCGGCGGGAAATCATAAATCAACTGATATGGGAATTAATGGAAGGTCAGGGCGGCAATTTCGCGGATATAAAGACAATACTGGTGACGATCGGCTCAGAGGAAGCGGCGTTCGCCCTGTCAACCATTATCTCGCATCAATCCCGGCAGGTGCGTCAATATGTGCTGAAAATTCTATCCGAGTTCGGCAAAGCGGCCGTAAATGTCTTCGCCCGTATAATGGATGACAATAAAAATTTCGAGCGGGAACCGGATCGAAAAGAACTTCCCGATGAAAAGTGGTACCTGATTCGCAATTCCATATTTGTAATTGGAGCCCTTCAGGACAAGGAGGGGTGCAGCGCTCTTCGGTTGCGGATATCCGATCCCGATTCCAGAGTGCGCCGGGAAATAATCACGGCGCTCGAAAAAATCGGGGGTGAAGAAGCCGCAGATCTGTTGATGATACTGGCCGAGGATAGTGACCGGGAAGTACGAGAAGCGGCTGTTATCGCAATTGGATTAATAGGCAGGCAGGAAATCGTTCCGGAATTGATTGATCTGGCACTGCGAAATCATTCCGAGATAATTCGACTAATCGGGACGCTGGGTAAATTAGGCGGCGAGCAGGCGCGGAAATTTCTTTCCGATATTTTGACCGATGTACAATTGCAGTCGGCTCTCACCGGCAACCGTTCGTCTCGCGAGGAATTAAAATTGGCCACCCTGAAGGCGCTGGGGAAAATAGGGGACAAGGCATCACTCGAAAAAATAAAGGAATTTACCGATTCGCTTTCATCCTCCCAGAAAGTTTTCTTCGGCGGCTCGAAATTGGGGAAGGTGGCCGAAGGCATTTTAAATCGTCACGAGTCATAG
- a CDS encoding hypothetical protein (Evidence 5 : Unknown function): MKYIRPILTGIIIIAILSGCTRKFHLRRSEEIPSSPWPFTRMDPESRANIKSSFKGLLNLKWEKKVSDRPIGYLTLGGGELIYSGSRGRVYFFDPATGKYRGRYKSRSSIQTGLTVVDSLAYFGQAPPVERFVALNLHNQKILWSRPLKDITGAPIIIENRLFLAADTGTVLCLNRESGNLVWKAEADGRSTAGPSYGDGSVYLPSDKGIIQAFNAVSGEEIFKVKLNQPLMSKAAVDDRIYISGAGGGFFSLDKKTGAIGWQREFSWPIWTTPAVDSEKVYIGDNGGILHALDKSDGHTIWEFMTNGVIVASPIIVGNYVICASLDRSIYCINKTTGLMVSKRTMKHEIRFPAISDGERIFVGAHDGTIQSFGD, translated from the coding sequence ATGAAGTACATTCGTCCTATTCTGACCGGCATCATAATAATAGCGATTTTATCGGGCTGCACCAGGAAGTTTCATCTCCGTCGCTCCGAGGAAATTCCGTCTTCGCCGTGGCCGTTTACAAGGATGGATCCGGAGTCCCGGGCGAATATCAAATCATCATTTAAAGGCCTCTTGAATCTTAAATGGGAAAAGAAGGTCTCGGATCGCCCCATCGGTTACCTCACTCTCGGCGGCGGGGAATTGATATATTCAGGATCGAGAGGACGAGTTTATTTTTTCGATCCGGCGACGGGCAAATATCGGGGACGTTATAAAAGCCGGAGCAGTATTCAGACGGGGCTGACCGTAGTCGATTCTCTAGCGTATTTCGGGCAGGCCCCGCCGGTGGAACGTTTTGTGGCCCTTAATCTTCACAATCAAAAAATTCTTTGGAGTCGGCCTTTAAAGGATATTACCGGAGCGCCGATAATTATAGAAAACCGGCTCTTTCTCGCGGCCGATACCGGAACCGTCCTCTGCTTGAATCGGGAGAGCGGAAATCTTGTCTGGAAAGCCGAGGCGGACGGCCGTTCGACAGCGGGACCGAGTTATGGAGACGGTTCGGTTTACCTGCCATCGGACAAGGGCATCATCCAAGCATTTAATGCCGTCAGCGGCGAGGAGATTTTTAAGGTGAAACTGAATCAACCGCTCATGTCCAAGGCCGCGGTAGATGATCGGATATATATTTCAGGCGCAGGCGGAGGCTTTTTCTCGCTCGACAAAAAGACCGGAGCGATCGGCTGGCAGAGAGAGTTCTCCTGGCCGATCTGGACCACGCCGGCGGTCGACTCGGAAAAAGTATATATCGGTGACAATGGCGGGATTCTCCATGCTCTTGATAAAAGCGACGGACATACCATTTGGGAATTCATGACCAACGGCGTCATTGTGGCATCACCAATCATAGTCGGGAATTACGTAATTTGTGCCTCCCTGGATCGATCCATTTATTGTATCAATAAGACAACTGGATTAATGGTATCCAAGAGAACCATGAAACATGAGATCCGCTTCCCGGCCATAAGCGACGGAGAGAGGATTTTTGTGGGGGCGCATGACGGCACCATCCAGAGTTTCGGGGACTAA
- a CDS encoding WD40 protein, with the protein MKWNKNKFRLFLIPVLILIFLPLTAIGQFYFGKNKVQYTRFEWQVMETEHFRIFFYAEEEHLAKIAARIAEDGYRILASRFNHEIYTPIPLIIYSSPNYFSQTNVTQSLLPESVGGFTEFLKGRVVVPFHGSYYDFEHVIRHELVHVFTLSKLESVMTRQAYFRMAPPPLWFMEGLAEYWSTLWDTEADMILKDMVLAGRLYPIPRFYEISGTYFMYKLGQSVCQFINDDYGSDKLVMLFENWWKGDDFDGIVKLTLGESLENVSRKWEYSLKKRYFPQMKDRGLADQESRQLTRSGYSVKAVPIHLADGPDSGDWVIFKANKLGYSGLYMMPPSGDRKKIRTLLKGERSATFESLHLLQSGIDANDSGEILFSSKSEESDVLYRYDLQKKKVLQKYEFPGIATIMSPRFSPDGQWGVFSGTVKSGICDIYRVNLTSGELVKITDDFYNDIDPAYTPRGDSIIFASDRCPEGDGGAINLYKIAVTGGNPLPITEGKWRDINPDPTDSGLYFSSDRDGSFNIYRENGDGTITKITTLLTGAYDPRLTPDKKNITFSGYQNTGFHIYRMPVNDSIVLAAEKPAQGTVLWRPATLGNKAVRTSVKYRTSYSFDIAQSAVSYDPVYGSIGGIQVALSDMLGNNTFYFLLTNTAESKDQFLSSFNAAVTYINMKRRLNWGAGIFHFYDEYYNDYDGYYYERQAGGLLHFNYPLSKFNRVEATSYVRYSDKDSWMFERRRRAILASTYLSFVSDNSIWDVSGPIEGHRYNVTVGFTASPDKWKQYNRLGSIDLRHYIRLGKYSAFASRLFAFSSTGIEPQRIYFGGSWSFRGYGRRAFYNRNILFSSNELRFPLIDNLLIGFPFGGIGFQAIRGAIFYDMGSAWDNHFDQFLGSFGAGFRVALADIVVLRFDFARTTDFHTISHNTNFEFFFGWNF; encoded by the coding sequence ATGAAATGGAACAAAAATAAATTCAGGCTATTCCTTATCCCGGTCCTGATTCTGATTTTTCTTCCTTTGACGGCGATCGGGCAATTTTATTTCGGCAAAAACAAGGTGCAATATACCCGTTTCGAATGGCAGGTGATGGAGACCGAGCATTTTCGAATATTTTTTTACGCCGAGGAAGAACATTTGGCCAAGATTGCGGCGCGTATCGCCGAGGATGGATATCGTATCCTGGCATCGCGGTTCAACCATGAAATCTATACGCCTATACCGCTCATCATTTACAGTTCACCCAATTATTTTTCGCAGACCAACGTAACGCAATCACTTCTTCCGGAATCGGTGGGAGGATTCACGGAATTCCTCAAAGGGCGAGTGGTGGTTCCCTTTCACGGTTCTTATTATGATTTTGAGCATGTTATCCGGCACGAACTGGTGCATGTATTTACGCTCTCCAAATTGGAGTCGGTTATGACCAGGCAGGCCTATTTCCGGATGGCCCCGCCGCCGCTATGGTTTATGGAAGGCCTGGCGGAGTACTGGTCTACATTATGGGACACCGAAGCCGATATGATTTTGAAGGATATGGTGCTGGCCGGCCGTCTTTATCCGATACCGCGGTTCTATGAGATTTCGGGCACTTATTTCATGTATAAATTGGGGCAATCGGTTTGTCAGTTTATCAATGATGATTACGGCTCAGATAAGCTGGTAATGCTTTTCGAAAATTGGTGGAAGGGTGATGATTTTGATGGTATTGTCAAATTGACCCTGGGCGAATCACTCGAAAATGTATCGCGAAAATGGGAATATAGTCTGAAGAAGCGATATTTCCCCCAAATGAAGGATCGCGGCTTAGCCGATCAGGAATCGCGCCAGTTGACACGCAGCGGCTATTCGGTCAAAGCGGTCCCGATACATCTGGCCGACGGCCCGGACAGCGGAGATTGGGTTATTTTCAAAGCCAATAAATTGGGATATTCCGGGCTTTACATGATGCCGCCGAGCGGTGACAGGAAAAAGATCCGCACCCTTCTCAAGGGCGAACGATCGGCGACATTCGAATCACTGCATCTTCTGCAGAGCGGTATCGATGCCAACGATTCGGGGGAGATACTATTTTCATCGAAATCGGAAGAGAGTGATGTTCTTTACCGTTATGATCTGCAAAAAAAGAAGGTCCTGCAAAAATATGAATTTCCCGGTATCGCGACTATCATGTCGCCCCGATTTTCCCCGGATGGTCAGTGGGGGGTCTTCAGCGGCACCGTCAAATCAGGCATATGCGACATTTATAGAGTAAATTTGACAAGCGGTGAACTGGTAAAGATTACCGATGATTTCTACAATGATATCGACCCGGCCTATACTCCGCGGGGCGATTCCATAATTTTCGCATCGGATCGTTGTCCCGAGGGTGACGGCGGAGCGATTAATTTATATAAAATAGCCGTGACCGGCGGGAATCCGCTGCCGATTACTGAGGGCAAGTGGCGGGATATAAATCCGGATCCGACTGACAGCGGCCTTTATTTTTCTTCGGATCGCGACGGATCATTCAACATATATCGTGAAAACGGGGATGGTACAATTACAAAAATCACGACCCTTTTAACGGGAGCCTACGACCCGCGATTGACGCCGGATAAAAAGAATATTACATTTTCGGGATATCAGAACACCGGTTTTCATATTTACAGGATGCCGGTCAATGACAGTATCGTGCTGGCGGCAGAAAAACCGGCGCAAGGCACAGTTCTCTGGCGCCCTGCGACGCTCGGAAATAAGGCGGTCCGAACTTCGGTAAAATACCGGACATCATATTCTTTCGATATCGCCCAATCGGCGGTTTCCTATGATCCGGTTTATGGATCGATTGGGGGAATTCAGGTGGCGCTCTCGGATATGCTGGGAAATAACACCTTCTATTTCCTGTTGACGAATACCGCCGAATCAAAAGATCAATTTTTGAGCAGTTTCAATGCCGCCGTCACTTATATCAATATGAAGCGGCGGCTCAATTGGGGGGCAGGCATCTTTCATTTTTACGACGAATATTATAATGATTATGACGGATATTATTATGAACGGCAGGCCGGCGGCCTGCTTCATTTCAACTATCCACTTTCTAAATTCAATCGTGTCGAGGCCACCAGTTATGTGCGATATTCCGACAAAGACTCATGGATGTTCGAGCGCCGGCGGCGGGCGATATTGGCTTCCACCTACTTATCTTTTGTTTCGGACAATTCCATCTGGGATGTTTCGGGCCCGATAGAAGGGCATCGCTATAATGTAACAGTGGGTTTTACGGCATCGCCCGATAAATGGAAGCAGTACAATCGGCTTGGTTCCATCGATCTGCGTCACTATATCAGGCTGGGCAAATATTCGGCGTTCGCTTCGCGGCTTTTCGCCTTCAGTTCGACAGGAATAGAGCCGCAGAGAATTTATTTCGGCGGGAGCTGGTCATTTCGCGGGTACGGGCGCCGGGCCTTTTATAATCGGAACATTTTGTTCTCGTCGAATGAGCTCCGTTTTCCTCTCATCGACAATCTCCTGATCGGATTTCCGTTCGGCGGAATCGGCTTTCAGGCAATTAGGGGAGCGATTTTCTACGATATGGGATCGGCGTGGGATAATCATTTCGACCAGTTTCTCGGTTCTTTCGGAGCGGGATTCAGGGTGGCTCTGGCCGATATAGTGGTTCTTCGGTTTGATTTTGCGCGGACGACCGACTTTCATACAATCAGCCACAATACCAATTTTGAGTTCTTTTTCGGGTGGAATTTCTGA
- a CDS encoding conserved hypothetical protein (Evidence 4 : Unknown function but conserved in other organisms) — MIVKAAHYEKLDENKVRCHLCPADCILSEGKIGICGSRFNRGGKLVTDNFGELVTACYDPIEKKPLYHFYPGSVIFSTGANGCNFSCDNCQNWEISQTKVPTHYVAPQQLVELAKKDRSIGIAYTYTEPLIWFEYILQSGRLIKEAGLKNVLVSNGYINPEPLEELLPLIDAANIDLKGMKPRFYRTVCKGKLEPVLNNIRRFYEAGVHLELTNLVIPGLNDEDSDFETLTDFIFEISSAIPLHFSAYYPTFKMRNPPTPPETLMRAREIALRKLQYVYLGNVRVPEGSDTFCPNCRACLIKREGYSTVVVGLTGGKCDKCGYETGVKM, encoded by the coding sequence ATGATCGTCAAAGCGGCCCATTACGAGAAACTGGACGAAAATAAGGTCAGGTGTCACCTCTGTCCGGCTGATTGTATTCTTTCAGAAGGAAAGATCGGTATTTGCGGCTCCCGTTTCAACCGCGGGGGAAAACTGGTTACCGATAATTTCGGCGAACTGGTGACGGCGTGTTATGACCCCATTGAGAAGAAGCCGCTGTATCACTTTTATCCCGGCTCGGTCATTTTTTCAACAGGGGCGAACGGGTGCAATTTCAGTTGTGATAATTGCCAGAATTGGGAAATCTCGCAAACCAAGGTGCCGACCCACTATGTGGCACCGCAACAACTGGTGGAACTGGCAAAAAAGGATCGATCTATTGGAATCGCTTATACATATACCGAACCGCTGATTTGGTTTGAATATATATTGCAGTCGGGGCGTCTAATAAAAGAAGCCGGTTTGAAGAATGTGCTGGTCAGCAATGGATATATTAATCCGGAGCCGCTGGAAGAATTACTGCCGCTGATTGATGCGGCCAATATCGATTTGAAGGGAATGAAACCGCGATTTTATAGGACAGTATGCAAGGGGAAATTGGAGCCGGTGCTGAACAATATCCGCCGTTTTTATGAAGCCGGGGTGCATCTGGAACTGACCAATCTGGTTATCCCGGGATTGAATGACGAGGACTCGGACTTTGAAACTCTGACTGATTTCATATTCGAAATCTCGTCGGCCATCCCGCTTCATTTTTCGGCCTATTATCCGACCTTCAAAATGAGAAATCCGCCGACGCCCCCCGAAACACTGATGCGGGCCAGGGAAATTGCCCTCAGGAAACTTCAATATGTCTATCTGGGAAATGTGCGCGTGCCGGAAGGGTCGGACACTTTTTGTCCGAATTGCCGGGCCTGTCTGATAAAGCGCGAGGGATATTCCACCGTCGTTGTCGGCCTTACCGGTGGGAAGTGCGATAAATGCGGTTATGAAACCGGCGTAAAGATGTAG